From a region of the Globicephala melas chromosome 19, mGloMel1.2, whole genome shotgun sequence genome:
- the RABAC1 gene encoding prenylated Rab acceptor protein 1 — MAAEKDQQKDAEVEGLSATTLLPKLIPSGAGREWLERRRATIRPWGSFVDQRRFSRPRNVGELCQRLVRNVEYYQSNYVFVFLGLILYCVATSPMLLVALAVFFGACYILYLRTLQSKFVLMGREVSPAHQYALAGTVSFPFFWLAGAGSAVFWVLGATLVVIGSHAAFHQVEAVDGVELQMEPV; from the exons ATGGCGGCCGAGAAGGACCAGCAGAAGGATGCCGAGGTGGAAGGGCTGAGCGCCAC GACCCTGCTGCCGAAACTGATTCCGTCCGGCGCGGGCCGTGAGTGGCTGGAGCGGCGCCGTGCTACCATCCGGCCCTGGGGCTCCTTCGTGGACCAGCGGCGCTTCTCGCGGCCCCGCAACGTGGGCGAGCTGTGCCAGCGCCTCGTACGCAACGTGGAGTACTACCAGAGCAACTATGTGTTCGTGTTCCTGGGCCTCATCCTGTACTGTGT GGCGACATCCCCCATGCTGCTGGTGGCTCTGGCTGTCTTCTTTGGCGCCTGTTACATCCTCTATCTGCGCACGTTGCAGTCCAAGTTTGTGCTGATGG GCCGAGAGGTGAGCCCAGCCCATCAGTATGCTCTGGCTGGGACcgtctcctttcccttcttctgGCTGGCTGGCGCAGGCTCCGCCGTCTTCTGGGTCCTGG GAGCCACCCTCGTGGTCATCGGCTCCCACGCCGCCTTCCATCAGGTGGAGGCCGTGGACGGCGTGGAGCTGCAAATGGAACCTGTGTGA